TGATTTCATATTTCAATATCTATTAGTAATACACACTGTTACAAAAAAGTATTATACAGACTACGTTAAACCGTGTTAATTCAAAAGAACGTTCCATATCAACCAAAAGCGATAGCACTACATCATACAATAAATCAACAGCAAGCTAAGCTCTCCCACTGTCGCACGAATCTGCTTCAAAGATTGGCTATATTGAAATTTAATTGTATTGATCGAAAGATTAAGTTTATCGGCAATTTCCTGATTGGAGTATTTTCCCGAAACTTTCATTTCAAAAACTTTACGACGTTGTGGCGAAAGTTGCTCAAGAGCTTGCTGTATGATGTTCATTTGTTCTTGTTTAAGGTTTTCGTTTTGAGAATTGTCTTCCAATTCCAAAACCATTGAAAGGCAATCCTCAAGTAAATAGATATTTTTCTTTGAGTCTCTCAGCGTAT
The Bacteroides luhongzhouii DNA segment above includes these coding regions:
- a CDS encoding RNA polymerase sigma factor — protein: MSQKYSQDEAQALVKALKEGNQLAFSIVYKTYAAQTFSLAFKYLLNKELAEDAVQNLFLKLWLRKEEIDETKPINRYLFTMLKNDLLNTLRDSKKNIYLLEDCLSMVLELEDNSQNENLKQEQMNIIQQALEQLSPQRRKVFEMKVSGKYSNQEIADKLNLSINTIKFQYSQSLKQIRATVGELSLLLIYCMM